The Anomalospiza imberbis isolate Cuckoo-Finch-1a 21T00152 chromosome 7, ASM3175350v1, whole genome shotgun sequence genome has a window encoding:
- the LOC137477307 gene encoding caspase-10-like, whose amino-acid sequence MENDISLKFHQQLFLISENLVTEEVAALKFLCTDLLHLSKLEGVKLAADIFKLLMAQEYLNAEDTFLLAELLYRIKCLSLLKKLGYTKEKVQEQLSEKGRISPYRQMLYELSENITSEMLKKIIFLLQNHLPKGWIILSALDLLTLLEKRGLLTKDNVKILEDVCMTVSPDLLETIDCYKKGKDNKTANFTQAFPELNLELRGEFSNVENESKSLKSYKMDGPHRGFCLIINNVNFSSSQRKGSCKDAEQLERVFTWLGLDVRTYTDLTSGEIINLMETWQHVQDHKDRNCFICCILSHGKSGAICGTDDRLVSIRVLMSHFTAKQCPRLAAKPKLFFIQACQGDKIQHPVYVDTDGPTPDLSSMQERVSLSESIPEEPDFLLGMATVDGYVSFRHIEEGAWYIQALCSKLQLLVPRGEDILSILTQVNEDVARRDSPSGKKKQMPQPAYTLRRKFIFPIPMAPPPSEQHQCF is encoded by the exons ATGGAGAATGATATCAGCTTGAAGTTCCATCAGCAGCTTTTCCTTATTAGTGAAAATCTGGTGACCGAAGAGGTAGCAGCTTTAAAATTTCTCTGTACTGACTTGCTCCACCTCAGTAAACTAGAAGGTGTGAAGTTAGCAGCAGACATCTTCAAGCTCCTTATGGCTCAAGAATATCTGAATGCAGAAGACACTTTCCTACTAGCTGAACTCTTATATAGAATTAAATGTCTCTCCTTGCTCAAGAAACTTGGTTACACCAAGGAGAAAGTACAAGAACAACTGAGTGAGAAGGGAAGAATATCTCCATACAG GCAGATGCTGTATGAATTGTCAGAGAACATCACCAGTGAGAtgttgaagaaaataattttcctcctGCAAAATCATCTTCCAAAGGGATGGATAATTCTT TCTGCTTTGGATTTGCTGACTTTATTGGAAAAGCGGGGCCTTTTAACTAAAGACAATGTAAAGATACTGGAGGACGTCTGTATGACCGTTTCACCTGATCTCCTGGAGACAATAGACTGCtacaaaaagggaaaag ATAACAAGACAGCTAATTTTACACAAGCCTTCCCTGAACTAAACCTGGAGCTGCGTGGAGAATTCAGCAATGTAGAAAATGAATCCAAG TCGTTGAAAAGCTACAAAATGGATGGGCCACACAGAGGATTTTGTCTCATTATTAATAATGTTAACTTCAGTAGTTCACAGAGGAAGGGTTCTTGCAAAGATGCTG AGCAACTGGAGAGAGTGTTCACATGGCTTGGTCTGGATGTGAGGACTTACACAGATCTGACATCTGGAGAGATTATAAATCTCATGGAAACTTGGCAGCATGTGCAAGATCACAAAGACAGGAACTGTTTTATATGTTGTATTCTATCTCATGGAAAGTCAGGAGCAATCTGTGGGACAGATGACAGACTTGTGTCAATCCGCGTGCTTATGTCCCACTTCACTGCCAAACAATGTCCACGGCTGGCTGCAAAACCCAAACTCTTCTTTATCCAAGCATGCCAGGGTGACAAGATACAGCATCCTGTCTATGTTGATACTGATGGACCAACTCCTGACTTGTCTTCCATGCAAGAGAGAGTTTCTCTTTCTGAAAGTATTCCCGAAGAGCCTGATTTCCTCCTAGGCATGGCCACAGTGGATGGATATGTCTCTTTCCGGCACATTGAAGAGGGCGCTTGGTATATTCAGGCCCTCTGCAGCAAGCTACAATTGTTGGTACCAAG GGGTGAAGATATTTTGTCAATTCTTACCCAAGTTAATGAAGATGTGGCCAGACGTGATAGCCCGTCagggaaaaagaagcaaatgcCCCAACCAGCATATACcttaagaagaaaatttataTTCCCAATACCAATGGCCCCTCCTCCTTCAGAGCAACATCAATGCTTTTAA